The following coding sequences are from one Streptomyces sp. V3I7 window:
- a CDS encoding LysR substrate-binding domain-containing protein, whose product MVGQRLLAKQGRGVRLTDAGRLLSEHAARILSQVQVAQSDLEAHRGQVVGELRLSAFPTAARGLFPTALAALRAEHPALRVHSSELEPEDGIAGVVRGDLDLAVVLDWYNKPMPVPEGLVKAPLLDDPAEIAVPVGHRLAGRDEADLGEFGEDEWITWGEGEFCHEWLMYTLRARGIEPAIGHRAATTHTQLSLVAAGLGVCIAPVLGRHPVPEGVVTVPLRQRVRRHVYVVWRADADRRPSIRAAVRALRAAAGTLD is encoded by the coding sequence GTGGTCGGGCAGCGGCTCCTCGCCAAGCAGGGGCGCGGCGTGCGCCTCACGGACGCAGGGCGGCTGCTGTCGGAGCACGCGGCGCGGATCCTCTCTCAGGTCCAGGTCGCCCAGTCCGACCTGGAGGCGCACCGGGGGCAGGTGGTCGGGGAATTGCGGCTCTCCGCGTTCCCCACGGCCGCGCGCGGGCTGTTCCCCACCGCGCTCGCGGCCCTGCGCGCCGAACACCCGGCCCTGCGCGTGCACTCCAGCGAACTGGAGCCGGAGGACGGCATCGCCGGTGTCGTACGCGGCGATCTCGATCTGGCCGTCGTCCTCGACTGGTACAACAAGCCGATGCCCGTCCCGGAGGGGCTGGTGAAGGCGCCCCTGCTGGACGACCCCGCCGAGATCGCCGTACCCGTCGGGCACCGGCTCGCGGGCCGGGACGAGGCGGACCTCGGGGAGTTCGGCGAGGACGAGTGGATCACCTGGGGCGAGGGCGAGTTCTGCCACGAGTGGCTGATGTACACGCTGCGCGCCCGGGGCATCGAGCCGGCCATCGGCCACCGCGCGGCCACGACGCACACCCAACTGTCCCTGGTCGCCGCCGGTTTGGGCGTGTGCATCGCACCCGTGCTGGGCCGCCACCCGGTGCCGGAGGGCGTTGTCACGGTCCCGCTGCGGCAGCGGGTGCGCCGCCATGTGTACGTCGTCTGGCGGGCCGACGCCGACCGCCGCCCGTCGATCCGCGCGGCGGTGCGGGCGCTGCGGGCGGCGGCCGGGACCCTGGACTGA
- a CDS encoding Rieske (2Fe-2S) protein, with translation MTSASPTPAAGPARRTVVAAAGAAGLAAALTACGSEDKSAESSGASGGGGAAAGGSALAKTSEIPEGGGKIFKDQGVVVTQPTAGTFKAFSSKCTHQGCAVSAVADGVISCPCHHSEFSAADGSVKKGPATKPLPAAGIKVSGDSIELA, from the coding sequence ATGACCAGCGCATCGCCCACGCCCGCAGCGGGACCGGCCCGCCGTACCGTCGTGGCGGCGGCCGGCGCGGCGGGGCTCGCCGCCGCGCTGACCGCCTGCGGCTCCGAGGACAAGTCGGCGGAGTCCTCCGGCGCTTCCGGTGGCGGCGGGGCCGCGGCCGGCGGCTCCGCGCTCGCGAAGACCTCCGAGATCCCGGAGGGCGGCGGGAAAATCTTCAAGGACCAGGGTGTGGTGGTCACCCAGCCCACGGCGGGCACGTTCAAGGCGTTCTCGTCGAAGTGCACGCACCAGGGGTGTGCGGTGAGCGCCGTGGCCGACGGCGTCATCAGCTGCCCGTGTCACCACAGCGAGTTCTCGGCGGCGGACGGCAGCGTGAAGAAGGGACCCGCGACCAAGCCGCTGCCGGCGGCGGGCATCAAGGTGTCCGGGGACTCGATCGAACTCGCATGA